A genomic segment from Thermus sp. LT1-2-5 encodes:
- a CDS encoding response regulator transcription factor, whose product MVPVARVLVVEDDPAVAKVLELALRREGWTPHLARDYAAALAALGEDWDAILLDLNLPGGFGLDLLRHLRQTLGKATPVLVLSGLKQEHHVLEALRAGAQDYLTKPFSPKELVLRLGRYVAVR is encoded by the coding sequence ATGGTCCCCGTGGCCCGGGTTTTGGTGGTGGAGGATGACCCCGCCGTGGCCAAGGTCCTGGAGCTGGCCTTAAGGCGCGAGGGGTGGACCCCCCATTTGGCCCGGGACTATGCGGCGGCCCTGGCGGCCTTGGGGGAGGACTGGGACGCCATCCTCCTGGACCTCAACCTGCCTGGGGGGTTTGGCTTGGACCTCCTGCGCCATCTGCGCCAGACCCTGGGGAAGGCAACCCCGGTGTTGGTCCTCTCGGGCCTAAAGCAGGAGCACCACGTGCTGGAGGCCCTGCGGGCCGGGGCGCAGGACTACCTCACCAAACCCTTTAGCCCAAAGGAGCTCGTCCTTCGCTTGGGGCGGTATGTGGCGGTCCGGTGA
- a CDS encoding glycosyltransferase: MEAFLWLLFAYQVFVLYYFALLNLLYAYFALTGLAMVARYVHELSELALKDLLEREAYLPVSILVPTYNEEKTIAASVRSFLALHYPEFEVIVVADGPKDRTLEVLKEAFRLVEVSWVYRRALPSKPVRAVYRSLLYPNLLVVDKENGGKADALNAGLNFARYPLFCAVDADSLLDAQALLRASRLFLEEDRVLAVGGTIRPLNGAVVRGGVVREMRLPRGFLEKMQVIEYARAFFMGRAGWSAMNALLIISGAFGVFRREEVIRVGGYRTDTVGEDMELVVRLHRRAREEGRDYRILYTPDPICYTEVPVDLATLRKQRNRWHRGLWEVLWTHRAMLFNPRYGRLGLVAMPYFFLFEALGPVVEVLGYLLFPLFWLLGLLNAEVGVLFLALAVGYGVLLSHLAVGMETLLLKRYPRLRDRLWLLLLGILEALGYRQLLALERFFATFQVWRKRGVWGEMQRKGLEPAEAQGHEKP, encoded by the coding sequence ATGGAGGCATTTCTTTGGCTCCTGTTCGCTTACCAGGTCTTCGTCCTCTACTACTTCGCCCTCTTGAACCTCCTTTACGCCTACTTCGCCCTGACGGGCCTTGCCATGGTGGCCCGCTACGTTCACGAGCTATCCGAGCTGGCCCTGAAGGACCTTTTGGAGCGGGAGGCTTATCTCCCGGTTTCCATCCTGGTGCCCACCTATAACGAGGAGAAGACCATCGCCGCCTCCGTGCGCTCCTTCCTCGCCCTCCACTACCCGGAGTTCGAGGTAATCGTGGTGGCGGACGGGCCTAAGGATAGGACCCTGGAGGTCCTGAAGGAAGCCTTCCGCCTGGTGGAGGTGAGCTGGGTGTATCGCCGGGCGCTTCCTAGCAAGCCGGTACGGGCGGTGTACCGCTCCCTCCTTTACCCCAACCTCCTGGTGGTGGACAAGGAAAACGGGGGCAAGGCGGACGCCTTAAACGCCGGGCTCAACTTCGCCCGCTACCCCCTCTTTTGCGCCGTGGACGCCGATAGCCTCCTGGACGCCCAGGCTCTCCTCCGGGCGAGCCGGCTTTTCCTGGAGGAGGATAGGGTCCTGGCCGTGGGGGGCACCATCAGGCCCTTGAATGGAGCGGTGGTGCGGGGCGGGGTGGTGCGGGAGATGCGGCTACCTCGGGGCTTCCTGGAGAAGATGCAGGTGATCGAGTACGCCCGGGCCTTTTTCATGGGTCGCGCCGGCTGGAGCGCCATGAATGCCCTCCTTATCATCTCTGGGGCCTTTGGGGTCTTCCGCCGGGAGGAGGTGATCCGGGTGGGGGGCTACCGCACGGACACCGTGGGGGAGGACATGGAGCTGGTGGTGCGCCTCCACCGCCGGGCCCGGGAGGAGGGGCGGGATTACCGCATCCTCTACACCCCAGACCCCATTTGCTACACCGAGGTGCCGGTGGACCTAGCCACCTTGCGCAAACAGCGCAACCGTTGGCACCGGGGGCTTTGGGAGGTGCTTTGGACGCACCGGGCCATGCTCTTCAACCCTCGGTATGGGCGGCTTGGTCTGGTGGCCATGCCCTACTTTTTCCTCTTTGAGGCGTTGGGGCCGGTGGTGGAGGTTTTGGGCTATCTCCTCTTCCCTTTGTTTTGGCTGTTGGGCCTCTTGAACGCCGAGGTGGGGGTGCTTTTCCTAGCCTTGGCCGTGGGGTACGGGGTGCTCCTTTCCCACCTGGCCGTGGGGATGGAAACCCTGCTCCTCAAGCGGTACCCGCGGCTAAGGGATAGGCTTTGGCTTCTCCTTTTGGGGATCCTCGAGGCCTTGGGCTACCGCCAGCTCCTCGCCCTGGAGCGCTTTTTCGCCACCTTCCAGGTGTGGCGCAAGCGGGGGGTGTGGGGGGAGATGCAAAGGAAGGGCCTAGAGCCCGCGGAAGCGCAAGGCCACGAGAAGCCGTAG
- a CDS encoding HEAT repeat domain-containing protein — MWRSGEGIYALVVLLVVLLEALALGYVVLAFTARLFRLLGYGETVGTLLLGLALTGLALVLLGAYVLGYHAYTAWREGKEERLREEYLERFAQALLAGEPPPPLPWPKEACAALLALRESLEGDLAQALLPWLRLGLPRWERALKSPLAFRARRLEALDALAQARLPEAFPLIRPYLAHQDPLLRLAAARAAARLAREEDLEALAETLLRAVLPRGALLEVLLLLEDRAEPVVRRLLREGGREEVWAALEALGRLKLHGLAEGVLGFLQHPDPEVRAAAMRALWRLEYPPLGHEEAVLAALGAEEEFLRLQAVRLLPLLGGALARRALWKALSDPSFYVRRGAAEALKALDPALLRQAAEAHPDPYGRDMAKQVAEA, encoded by the coding sequence ATGTGGCGGTCCGGTGAGGGGATTTACGCCCTGGTGGTCCTCCTGGTGGTCCTCCTCGAGGCCCTGGCCTTGGGGTATGTGGTCCTGGCCTTCACCGCCCGCCTCTTCCGCCTCCTGGGGTACGGGGAGACGGTGGGCACCCTCCTCCTCGGCCTCGCCCTTACGGGGCTGGCCCTGGTCCTCTTGGGGGCCTATGTCCTCGGCTACCACGCCTACACCGCCTGGCGGGAAGGGAAGGAGGAGAGGCTGAGGGAAGAGTACCTGGAGCGGTTCGCCCAGGCCCTCCTGGCGGGAGAGCCCCCGCCTCCCCTCCCTTGGCCTAAGGAGGCCTGCGCCGCCCTTCTGGCCTTGCGGGAGAGCCTGGAAGGGGACCTGGCCCAGGCCCTCCTCCCTTGGCTCCGCTTGGGCCTACCCCGTTGGGAAAGGGCCCTAAAGAGCCCCCTGGCTTTCCGGGCCCGCCGCCTCGAGGCCCTGGACGCCCTGGCCCAGGCCCGGCTGCCCGAGGCCTTCCCCCTCATCCGCCCCTACTTGGCCCACCAGGACCCCCTGTTGCGCCTGGCGGCGGCCCGGGCCGCGGCCCGCCTGGCGAGGGAGGAGGACCTGGAGGCCTTGGCGGAGACCCTGTTGCGGGCAGTGTTGCCTAGAGGGGCGCTTTTGGAAGTCCTCCTCCTTTTGGAGGACCGCGCCGAGCCGGTGGTGCGGCGCCTTTTGCGGGAGGGGGGGAGGGAGGAGGTGTGGGCGGCCTTGGAGGCCCTGGGCCGGCTTAAGCTCCACGGCCTGGCCGAAGGAGTCCTGGGGTTTCTCCAGCACCCCGACCCCGAGGTGCGGGCCGCGGCCATGCGGGCCCTTTGGCGCCTGGAATACCCTCCTTTGGGGCACGAGGAAGCGGTGCTGGCCGCCTTGGGGGCGGAGGAGGAGTTCTTGCGCCTTCAGGCGGTGCGCCTCCTTCCCCTTCTCGGGGGGGCCTTGGCCCGGAGAGCCCTATGGAAGGCCCTTTCCGACCCTTCCTTTTACGTGCGCCGCGGGGCGGCGGAGGCCCTGAAGGCCTTAGACCCCGCCCTCCTGCGCCAGGCCGCCGAAGCCCACCCGGACCCCTACGGCCGGGATATGGCCAAACAGGTGGCGGAGGCGTGA